In a single window of the Bacteroides sp. genome:
- a CDS encoding serine hydrolase domain-containing protein: protein MKHILTLLLILSVSHLKAQESVDKIVESYMAKNKIPGLSLAIIQDDRIMTLNAYGLASIQQDAEVDVNTTFELASLTKQFTAAAILKLQQDGKLNVNDYLHIHFPECPEHWKRITIKQLLWHTSGLPGMFPHDGFTQMAFTGYSKMTPEELDRMMQTNNVSKEMAIQSIITDSLDSEPGSAYNYSDVGYLLLGIVIDNLTGSYRNYLLDIFDQYAMSNTYFLDQERVIKNQARGYALKEGEWINIMRTWDYEIPSYFGAFSNVQDLMKWHQVITGTDFLDEANRQFMFSKGRLNDHSEVPYGCGWEINDINGLRFISHTGMTGTILVSIPQKNTTVFMLSNLGYNGNDLVNPWGLAYELIHAIGIETRINRSHITADGQRQVKTSIGSFEKLAGTYTTDDGNRAKIYVENGTGYFESQGSKNELSLLENGTWLVLGFDYEYILTLDESGQILKSNYGRVFKKE from the coding sequence TTGAAACATATATTAACATTGCTGTTAATCCTTTCAGTATCCCATTTGAAAGCCCAGGAATCTGTTGACAAGATCGTTGAATCGTATATGGCAAAAAATAAAATACCGGGCCTTTCTCTCGCCATTATCCAGGATGATCGTATCATGACTTTAAATGCTTACGGATTGGCAAGCATTCAACAGGATGCCGAAGTGGATGTCAACACGACTTTCGAACTTGCATCCCTGACCAAACAATTTACTGCGGCTGCAATTCTTAAGCTTCAGCAAGACGGTAAATTAAATGTTAATGATTATCTGCACATTCATTTTCCTGAATGCCCTGAACATTGGAAAAGGATTACTATCAAACAGTTGTTATGGCACACCTCTGGATTACCCGGAATGTTTCCGCACGATGGTTTTACGCAAATGGCATTCACGGGATATTCAAAAATGACCCCTGAAGAATTGGACAGGATGATGCAGACAAACAATGTCAGTAAAGAAATGGCCATCCAGTCAATCATTACTGACTCACTTGATTCAGAACCCGGCTCAGCCTATAATTACAGCGATGTTGGGTATTTACTGCTGGGAATTGTGATTGACAATTTAACAGGTAGTTACAGGAACTATCTGCTGGACATTTTTGACCAATATGCTATGTCAAACACGTATTTTCTTGACCAGGAGCGGGTGATAAAAAACCAGGCAAGAGGTTACGCGCTTAAAGAGGGTGAGTGGATAAACATTATGAGAACCTGGGACTATGAGATCCCATCCTATTTTGGTGCATTTTCAAACGTTCAGGATTTAATGAAATGGCATCAGGTGATCACGGGAACAGACTTCCTGGATGAGGCGAACCGGCAATTTATGTTTTCCAAAGGAAGGCTTAATGACCACTCAGAAGTTCCTTACGGATGCGGTTGGGAAATTAATGATATCAATGGCCTGCGGTTTATAAGTCACACTGGGATGACAGGAACCATTTTAGTCAGTATCCCGCAAAAAAATACTACGGTTTTTATGCTTTCTAACCTGGGATATAACGGAAATGATTTGGTCAACCCCTGGGGATTGGCGTACGAGCTGATTCATGCCATTGGAATTGAAACCCGCATCAATCGCAGTCATATTACCGCCGATGGTCAAAGGCAGGTAAAGACAAGCATAGGTTCTTTCGAAAAACTGGCTGGTACTTACACGACAGATGATGGCAACAGGGCAAAAATATATGTGGAAAATGGGACAGGGTATTTTGAAAGCCAGGGAAGTAAGAATGAATTATCGCTTTTAGAAAATGGAACCTGGTTGGTATTGGGTTTTGATTATGAATACATCCTGACCCTGGATGAAAGCGGACAAATTTTGAAATCGAATTACGGAAGGGTGTTTAAAAAGGAATAA